AACTCTTAAACTCAATGAGGATCTTAGTCTTGCTCATAGCACCAGATCTTTCCTCAGCTTAATAGTCCACCATGTTCCAAATCTGCAGTCGCAGAAGACATCTACGTCACTTCAAAACTGACAAATAAATACAACCACCGGGTCTTCTGGTCTCGAAACAGAAAATATCCCACTGCATCATTCATCGAGGAGGCCTCTCTAAGCCAATCCAACCAAACTTCCCTTTACGAAAGTCAGCCAAGATACGAAATGCCGCTTGATGTGTATCTCCACTGAACAACTGAAGTGCAAGCTTCTGAACGAATCTGCGATCCAGAATTGTAATAGATCTTAAGTTAGTGCTCGCATGGAGTCCAATTCCAACTGTTCTGCTTCGGTCGAGTTGGACATTTAACAATTGTGAAAAACCCAAGTGCACCAATGAGCACACACTACAACTTACGTTTTACCACATTGACAATCCATCTCAATCTTGTAACGGTTGTACATAGCTTTTGTACCTGCAACGAACAAATAACATTTTTCGGCATTGAAGCAAAGGAAAATATCGAGTTTAACAAAGAACACAGAGCAATTagaaaaaagaggaggaaacacACCAACAGTTGGATGCTTTGAGAGCATCTGAACGAGAATCGCTGCAACATTAGTGACGTCATAGGATCTCTCTCCAATATCATCACATATAGCAAGCTTTATTGCAGCTGACTGATCACTTATCCGCATTGGGATCATACCAGGGGAATCCAGCAACTCCAGATCTTTCCCAAATCGAACCCATCTTCCCAAGAACAAGGGATAGATCAAATGTACAAAAACATAATGAGAACCCAGCAGTCCCACTTAATAATAACTTCACATATTACTAGTCGACGTAAGCAGATGTAATCTAATGTGCGGTAGTCCCTAGGTTAGAAAACTTCTCCCACAATCGACGAACTCTCAAAAATTCTGTTTTAACTTTATAACCTAACTCTTCAGATTCtggaacttgaaaattttctattCTCACAACACAAAATAATTCCAGTTTCAGTTACTTTTGTGAAAGCTTCTTTCACCCTAACTGATGTCAGATTGGACTTAAAAGTTGAACCAAGTGTCATTAATAACTCTTCTCATTCTGCATTGACTTCAGAGAGTATGACTAAAGCAAAAGGACATACTTCAATTCCCTTGTAACACCTGGTCGTGGAGCTGCTGGACACATCCGGCGCTTAAGCAAACGGTTTATCAAAGATGATTTCCCAACATTTGGATAACCAACTATTCCAGCTCGAACCTGCCAAAGAGTGAAGGCAAAATCTTCATAGagcaaaaggaagaaaaaaatccGGTCAAGGCACAACTTCAGGCCTTAAATTGCAATCAATATTACTCACTCTGGATCTTTTTGGTAGATTCAACCTAGAGCATagagcaaaacaaacaaaaaaggaaggaaaatacatgaaagaaaaataacatgTTGAGGGTACGGAGCACAAACGCCAAGAGTTTCATCATTCCTTAATGGCCTTAGAGGATAGGACTGATCTGAATTTGGTGAACTTTGAAACCACTGATAAGCTAAAACCTAGCACGTATTTAGAAGAGTAGACAGAAAGGGCAACAGATTTCAACAAAAAGCAATCCACCTGCCAGAGCTGTACACCTGAAAAGCCATGAAACAATCTGCAACGGACCAGCTCTGGCAACAATTATGCCCTAATGGAAGGTGCATGATAATATTGGGATTTGAAAACTCACTGGGCGGGGGAGTAGTCCTTTTGCTCTGCGTTTCAAATTCACACCAGTTGCTAATGCCTTGGCTAACCTACCCAACTTCATTGTGCCCTGCACCCcatacaagaaaataagaattgtCCATTGTGCTCCTCCGTCAGCAGATTAAAGTACCAAGATAGTATCAAGTACCATGCCAAGCTGCCCATTGGAAAAGACAACCTTCACCCCTTGCCTCGTGAAATAATTTGCCCAAGCATTCCGGTCTTTAGTGGATATCATATCTTCTCTATTCAAAACCAAAATTCGTTTTCTGTTTCCAAGCCACGCATCCATCTGCTTGGATGAGTTCAATACATAAGGATATGAACAAGATAGTCAGGATAAAAAGTTACGAAGGACTGAACAACTCTGTCCAAAAGGCAGAATGTGGATTCACGTTAAGCTGCAATCTTAGTTGTGAAAAGCATACAATAACAGTACAATTGTCTTGTTTACAAATCATATGCATGTTTTTGCTGAAGGAGTAGAAGTTTTCTTCAATTCCCGTTGTTTTTGGCTAGTTTTGTAGTTGAATAACATGACAATAGCCTATACTCTGCATAATGACATGACACCAGTGTATATTCTCCTCATGAAAGAAAGATGGGATGATCCCTATTCCATAATTAAAATACAAAATAGGTGATTGACAGGCACTAAATAACAACTTAGCTTTATTATGTTTGCTCAGCATTGAGCATGCTCACCTAGTACTACATGTTCTTAGATTCCAGTATTtaccaacaaaacaaaaacactaTCATACAAACACATCCAAAAATACTAGATAAATTTCAAACAAATACACAATCATTCACCTGTGGATGACTTGTGGACATAGGAATCCTTGCATCTCGCACTTCTATCACGACATCCATCAATTTGAGCTGTTCTTTAAGTTCCTTCTCGGTCTTTGCAATATGACCAGGATACCACTGTTGCAGGGCCAATACTAATTACAGGTGTAAAAATTATTGGCCAAAAGTACAAAATTCAATCTCAATATCAAGTATCCAGGTTTATCAGCAAGTTCTACCTGCACAGGGCGCAATTCCTTCGTCCAGTGATAGAGGTCAGTATCAAGATCGGGCCAATAATTTTCTCCTCCATAGGCGTCCAACAAGTCATTGGAACTGGAATTCCTCCCATACCACCCTGGTGTTTTCCCACCAACAATCTGAAAGTGGTTGGCATCGAAACCAAGTTCTTCATTCGAATAAGAGGACGAGAAGAGTTTCATAAGCACATCAATCACTAGGTATTCTTAAACTCACAAATAAAGCC
The sequence above is a segment of the Rhododendron vialii isolate Sample 1 chromosome 13a, ASM3025357v1 genome. Coding sequences within it:
- the LOC131313534 gene encoding DAR GTPase 3, chloroplastic: MAVHLNRLWLPNPPLSTNFHHHCRTPPPPPPTALAASSSLSSPPTIQIVGGKTPGWYGRNSSSNDLLDAYGGENYWPDLDTDLYHWTKELRPVQWYPGHIAKTEKELKEQLKLMDVVIEVRDARIPMSTSHPQMDAWLGNRKRILVLNREDMISTKDRNAWANYFTRQGVKVVFSNGQLGMGTMKLGRLAKALATGVNLKRRAKGLLPRPVRAGIVGYPNVGKSSLINRLLKRRMCPAAPRPGVTRELKWVRFGKDLELLDSPGMIPMRISDQSAAIKLAICDDIGERSYDVTNVAAILVQMLSKHPTVGTKAMYNRYKIEMDCQCGKTFVQKLALQLFSGDTHQAAFRILADFRKGKFGWIGLERPPR